The proteins below are encoded in one region of Sphingobacterium sp. R2:
- a CDS encoding RagB/SusD family nutrient uptake outer membrane protein encodes MQRNKICMAMLLVLGASFVSSCKKDYLKSDQYFKDRLNIEKTFKSKVYSEEWLAHVFEEFKGENADVASKGMTPHCFADDMYYGDRDRDYDPSKNELSYNMFKMGQYTESDKQGTWTQSYRGIRNASTFIQNIYMNSEMSATEISDYRGQARFARAYLYWLLLRKYGPIPLLPDEGLDYTDSYDDLAIPRSTYEECATYISDELLQAAREMESLGMKRGQDGSARPTVGAALAARAKVLLYAASPLANGNNSGYAALLVDKQGKRLLSAEFKEEKWAKAAAAARDVIELGVYKLYTAPFQETGDDATVKPPEDPNFSAKSWPEGWANIDPMKSYAQVFDGTLSASGNPELIFTRGSNQPNEGIDQMVIHQLPRSATGWNTHGLTQKLVDAYYMNDGTDVPGKDKEIGRGNGSNRSTGYVTQDDYNAKKYRPLRAGASLQYANREPRFYASVAYSGSFWTLLNETKEENRNKQVFYYSADPKGNGFNSANGYWLRTGFGVKKFVHPSDTYEGGVGSRVVPKAEPAIRYADILLMYAEALNELSGSFTISSWRGGSYTISRDIAEMKKGIQPVRIRGGVPDYAESVYSSKNELRRTIKRERFIELMGEGQRYYDLRRWMDAPVEEALPVYGCNVLMNEKERDLFYQPVAIWTLKTTFADKMWFWPISHTELKRNKNLTQNPGWTYND; translated from the coding sequence ATGCAAAGAAATAAAATATGCATGGCCATGTTGCTTGTGCTAGGAGCAAGTTTTGTCTCATCCTGCAAAAAGGATTATTTGAAATCGGATCAATATTTTAAGGATCGACTTAATATAGAGAAGACCTTTAAAAGTAAGGTATATTCGGAAGAATGGTTAGCGCATGTATTTGAGGAGTTTAAAGGCGAGAATGCTGATGTTGCCAGTAAAGGCATGACGCCGCATTGTTTTGCGGACGACATGTATTACGGTGATCGAGATAGAGATTATGATCCCTCAAAAAATGAGCTCTCTTACAATATGTTCAAAATGGGGCAATATACTGAAAGTGACAAACAGGGCACATGGACGCAATCCTACCGGGGCATTCGTAATGCGTCGACCTTCATTCAGAACATATACATGAACAGTGAGATGTCGGCAACTGAAATTTCGGATTATCGTGGCCAAGCACGATTTGCACGGGCATACCTTTATTGGCTGCTGCTCCGTAAATATGGCCCCATTCCGCTGTTGCCGGATGAAGGACTGGATTATACCGATAGCTATGATGATCTGGCGATTCCGCGAAGCACCTATGAGGAGTGTGCAACCTATATCAGTGATGAATTGCTACAGGCAGCTAGAGAAATGGAGTCTTTAGGGATGAAGCGCGGACAAGACGGCTCTGCTCGGCCAACTGTTGGGGCGGCTTTGGCTGCTCGTGCCAAAGTGTTACTCTACGCCGCAAGTCCATTGGCCAATGGTAATAACTCCGGCTATGCGGCATTATTGGTCGATAAACAGGGCAAACGCTTGCTTTCCGCAGAATTTAAGGAAGAGAAATGGGCGAAAGCAGCAGCTGCCGCACGAGACGTAATCGAGCTCGGCGTGTATAAGCTTTATACAGCACCTTTTCAGGAGACTGGTGACGATGCCACCGTCAAACCTCCTGAAGATCCCAATTTTTCAGCTAAAAGCTGGCCCGAAGGGTGGGCAAATATTGACCCCATGAAATCATATGCACAGGTTTTCGACGGTACGTTGTCTGCCTCAGGCAATCCTGAACTGATATTTACCCGTGGTAGCAACCAGCCCAACGAAGGGATTGACCAAATGGTTATTCATCAATTGCCGCGCTCGGCGACAGGATGGAATACCCATGGACTGACACAGAAACTCGTTGATGCGTATTATATGAATGATGGTACAGATGTACCGGGTAAGGATAAGGAAATAGGTCGAGGCAATGGTTCAAACAGAAGTACGGGATATGTTACTCAGGACGATTATAATGCAAAAAAATACCGACCACTGCGTGCAGGTGCTTCTCTGCAATATGCGAATCGTGAACCGAGGTTTTACGCTTCAGTAGCTTACAGCGGAAGTTTTTGGACGCTGCTGAACGAGACAAAAGAGGAAAACCGTAACAAGCAAGTGTTTTATTATAGTGCAGATCCCAAAGGCAATGGCTTTAACTCCGCCAATGGATATTGGTTGCGTACAGGTTTTGGGGTTAAAAAGTTTGTTCACCCGAGCGATACTTACGAAGGTGGTGTTGGATCACGTGTGGTTCCCAAGGCAGAACCTGCAATCCGTTACGCGGACATATTATTAATGTATGCCGAAGCATTGAATGAATTAAGCGGTTCTTTTACAATTTCATCCTGGCGCGGGGGAAGTTATACAATAAGTCGTGATATCGCTGAAATGAAAAAAGGTATTCAGCCTGTACGGATCCGCGGTGGAGTTCCCGATTACGCTGAAAGTGTATACAGCAGTAAAAATGAACTGCGTCGTACCATCAAGCGTGAACGTTTCATCGAGCTGATGGGCGAGGGACAACGTTATTATGATTTACGTCGCTGGATGGATGCTCCAGTGGAAGAAGCCTTACCGGTTTATGG